Proteins encoded within one genomic window of Theobroma cacao cultivar B97-61/B2 chromosome 7, Criollo_cocoa_genome_V2, whole genome shotgun sequence:
- the LOC18593472 gene encoding uncharacterized protein LOC18593472, translating into MVCLRCQSPFLPFHSQLKPKQKLKAEGQLWLFCKAPPRLVLQRQTVNAFVPLRTNSHSIAAIPPSQSGDVTVFLQTSALLLVVYLLANFVAPYFISRYFEFDKVGEDQKRNEK; encoded by the exons ATGGTTTGCCTCCGTTGCCAATCTCCATTCCTTCCCTTCCATTCTCAGCTCAAACCCAAACAGAAACTGAAAGCTGAAGGACAGCTTTGGCTCTTCTGCAAAGCTCCTCCAAGGCTGGTTTTACAGAGACAAACTGTTAATGCATTTGTGCCTTTGAGGACCAATTCCCATTCCATTGCTGCCATTCCTCCATCCCAATCTGGTGATGTCACAGTCTTTCTACAAACAAG TGCATTGCTTCTGGTTGTTTACTTGTTGGCAAATTTCGTGGCACCATATTTCATCTCCAGGTATTTCGAATTCGACAAGGTAGGGGAAGATCAGAAGAGGAATGAGAAATGA
- the LOC18593471 gene encoding glycine-rich protein 5: protein MTSSKLLLALFLGALVCATSTARKLTSGFEDEKNFFHSPRFGGGLGGGGGGGLGGGGGLGGGAGFGGGAGAGAGAGGGLGGGGGGGFGGGGGLGGGGGFGGGAGGGFGGGAGAGGGLGGGGGAGGGGGFGGGGGLGGGAGAGGGFGGGAGAGGGLGGIP from the coding sequence ATGACTTCTTCTAAGCTTCttcttgctttgtttcttGGTGCACTTGTTTGCGCCACCAGTACTGCTAGGAAGCTCACGAGTGGGTTCGAGGATGagaaaaacttctttcataGTCCGAGATTTGGTGGTGGCTTAGGAGGAGGTGGTGGAGGTGGGTTAGGAGGTGGAGGAGGGTTAGGTGGTGGAGCTGGATTTGGTGGGGGTGCAGGTGCAGGTGCAGGTGCTGGTGGTGGGTTAGGTGGAGGTGGCGGTGGAGGGTTCGGAGGCGGCGGTGGActaggtggtggtggtggatTTGGAGGCGGTGCTGGTGGAGGGTTCGGAGGTGGAGCTGGAGCAGGAGGTGGAttaggtggtggtggtggagcAGGAGGTGGAGGCGGGTTcggtggtggtggtggacTTGGCGGTGGAGCTGGCGCTGGCGGTGGGTTTGGTGGCGGAGCTGGTGCAGGTGGTGGCCTTGGAGGAATCCCATGA
- the LOC18593473 gene encoding uncharacterized protein LOC18593473 produces the protein MEAPSFVSKARTAFHSAAAKAERVFTDLKSDLDSDKLSPAKEFKNESLTNEGESKCIHEVKHSRWRPANLGTKQEWQERFKNIRIGRKGVEDTEKVENSTMAAPFCDENMYLLNMKNDAEAKALEAIPSVDVLNTVNTNNIPPTSVIKQLAIAVEAGKKFKLLKDLLASSGSSSPIRERTGLSFSAVKSLVLRDKEDKLASGFGDDERVLALIHSLFDAEGNFLRRQLVSDSNTCTTMISLPKDIHGAPPESFLVKLSEVIGSFRTLRKMALFWCRVVIELRRFWSEERHLPGIPVDEIPDLNSCLLYQQLQVINCCLSRKRRRTIATESFDSEMREASSNVEGSDSSIGTVSSSSALYARLSTGELVLRLGANQPADNLTMLETGEPIYSPIAQEGPLLSEDLIRETEELVLRTGSVGAGCSQLLSDMQAFKAANPGCILEDFVRWHSPPDWTESEPSDEVNSLVTRGQLSSRMQKEGNLWRELWETAKPVPAIRQTPLFDEDLAVEGILNFLEDIPTSELFEQLFVSLLGLGLVLAEDKLSANDNLSKLFYECKDYVVATCQSGVWNDKTDNLCQVYETVETMLLSPDDVIKTIKQEETPANENGSPAGELKRRFKRLGLNFGGKDKQRRKPPPKDQKNSDENPSRPFGSFFDSKSSLFLKRPPKPESLSLVDKPPSLDESDWTLV, from the exons ATGGAAGCTCCGTCCTTCGTCTCCAAAGCGAGAACCGCTTTCCACTCCGCAGCTGCCAAAGCCGAGCGAGTTTTCACTGATTTGAAATCCGATCTAG ATTCTGATAAATTATCGCCGGCGAAGGAATTCAAGAACGAATCTCTGACGAACGAAGGCGAGTCGAAG TGTATTCATGAGGTAAAGCATTCTAGGTGGAGACCTGCAAATTTAGGGACAAAGCAAGAGTGGCAGGAAAGATTTAAGAATATACGAATAGGTAGAAAAGGAGTCGAAGACACCgagaaagttgaaaattcaACAATGGCTGCTCCATTCTGTGATGAAAACATGTACTTGCTTAACATGAAGAATGATGCGGAAGCAAAG GCTTTAGAAGCAATTCCCTCCGTAGATGTTTTAAATACTGTCAACACGAATAACATTCCTCCAACATCTGTCATCAAGCAATTGGCTATAGCTGTTGA GGCTGGAAAGAAGTTTAAGTTGTTGAAAGATCTTTTGGCATCTTCAGGAAGTTCTTCACCTATTAGGGAAAGGACAGGCTTGAGTTTCTCTGCAGTGAAGTCGTTAGTTCTTCGTGACAAAGAGGATAAACTTGCATCTGGCTTTGGTGATGATGAGAGAGTCCTGGCTTTGATTCATTCACTGTTTGATGCAG AAGGAAACTTCCTCCGAAGGCAGCTTGTCTCTGATTCAAATACATGTACAACTATGATATCTTTGCCAAAAGACATTCATGGTGCTCCTCCAGAGAGCTTTCTCGTTAAGCTTTCTGAAGTCATTGGAAGCTTTAGAACCCTTCGCAAAATGGCTCTCTTTTGGTGCAGGGTTGTTATCGAA CTGAGAAGATTTTGGTCTGAAGAGAGACATCTGCCAGGCATTCCTGTGGATGAAATTCCAGATCTAAATTCATGTCTTTTATATCAACAATTACAGGTTATTAACTGTtgtctttcaagaaaaagacGCCGTACTATTGCCACTGAATCATTTGATTCTGAAATGAGGGAAGCTAGTTCAAATGTTGAAGGGTCAGATAGTTCTATAGGCACAGTTTCTTCCAGCTCTGCATTGTATGCGCGACTTAGCACTGGAGAACTTGTTCTTCGATTGGGAGCTAATCAACCGGCTGATAATTTAACAATGTTGGAAACTGGTGAACCTATATACTCACCTATTGCCCAG GAAGGACCTTTGCTTTCAGAAGATCTTATCAGAGAAACGGAGGAGTTGGTGCTTCGAACGGGGAG TGTTGGTGCTGGGTGTTCTCAACTCCTCTCAGACATGCAGGCTTTCAAG GCTGCAAATCCTGGCTGTATTTTAGAAGATTTTGTTAGATGGCACTCTCCTCCTGATTGGACTGAAAGTGAGCCAAGCGATGAGGTTAACTCTTTGGTTACAAGAGGTCAACTAAGTAGTAGAATGCAAAAAGAAG GTAATCTGTGGCGTGAACTGTGGGAGACAGCCAAGCCAGTACCAGCCATTAGACAAACACCTCTCTTTGATGAGGATTTGGCAGT GGAAGGAATTCTGAATTTCTTAGAGGACATTCCCACTTCTGAGCTTTTTGAACAACTTTTTGTTTCTCTA CTTGGTTTGGGACTTGTATTAGCTGAGGACAAGCTCTCTGCTAATGATAACTTGTCAAAGCTGTTTTATGAGTGCAAAGACTATGTTGTTGCAACTTGCCAGAGTGGCGTCTGGAATGATAAAACAGACAATCTTTGCCAG GTGTATGAAACAGTGGAAACAATGTTATTGTCTCCTGATGATGTCATAAAGACAATAAAGCAAGAAGAGACACCGGCAAATGAAAACGGAAGCCCTGCTGGTGAGCTAAAACGTCGGTTTAAGAGGCTTGGTCTTAACTTTGGTGGCAAGGATAAACAGCGGAGAAAACCTCCTCCAAAAGACCAGAAGAACTCAGATGAAAACCCTTCTCGTCCATTTGGTAGCTTTTTTGATAGCAAGTCATCTTTATTTTTGAAGAGGCCTCCTAAGCCTGAGAGTCTCTCACTGGTTGACAAACCTCCATCCCTAGATGAAAGTGATTGGACATTGGTATGA